The DNA window ATAGCATTCTACAGAGTAGGACCATAGAAAGGGCTCAAATTTCTTCACCTTCTGAATAATCTGCTAATCACAagtgtattaaataaatagtaCATATTACACATATTACATAGCTCGTTCTtttctgaccaaaaaaaatgaaagcccccccccccccccccccccaaccccacaaaaaaaaaaaaacacacacaaaaaaactgctaaatatGTTTTCAATCCAGTTATTGAgcaattttgtgcattttcatgtaCCTAGGGGATGGACAACGATAGTAATTCCAATTGAGGCCTAGCCATTGTGACTGTAGATTAATGAAGTCTCTGTCCCATGGAGGCAGAATTGCTTTGACACACCCTATAAACCCTGGAAACGCATGACAAATTCACGCACTCAGACTTTCACTCCACTTTGTACTTAagtgtttccttttcttttcgGGTGGAAAATTTTCTCTTGtgtctgaaaaaatattcagtctgctaaaggggaaaaaataaatgaataaaaacttaCATGGCTGCACATTTGAATATTTCTCTTCTAAATTTGCAGCCATCACATGATGCTGTTAGAGTGCACCCTAGTGGTGATGTAATACATTTCCCACATGCACAtttccccctccacctccccttccccatACAAgattaaatgctttattttagcTCAGGGGGGGGCTGTACCTTGGTCCtgaagagctgcagggtctgctggtttttgctttcaCTGTAAGATCCAGCACCAATGcaaacccaagaaaccaggaTATATGCAGTGAGTTAAGTGTGTAATGAAGTGCTTTAATTAATCTGTTTAGCGCAggggaaacagaaaaaacagcagTCCCTGCAGCAgtccaggaacagtgttggaGACCCATACAtttgtgcaagagagagagagagcgaaacaaCTATTCTCTCAACTGCTGCTTCTAAACAGTGATCTGGAGAGCACATAAAATCATATAGTGACCGAAATTCTGCTTATTTGACCGTTTCAGTGTTTCCCCCCACTTTGTCAGTCACCAGGATATCATTACAGAGAACGAAGGCCAAAAACCTCCACCGTAAAGCCACAAGTCACATGGCCAGGAATATCCCATGCGTTACAGTAATTAGCCCCAAATCAAACAGGTTGACACTTCATCAGCCACGGAAACCTGCAGCCTCACCAGCGTCTGCCTGTAAGAAATCTGTTCTGCAACCGTAGAAGACCAAAGCAGAGAGCACCGAACCACAGCAGCTGTGAtccaagaaaataaacattatagaGGAAATAGTTCCATATTACACATTCCGAGCAGACTGTGCACACTAGTGGCTCCGCCTCTGTCTGTCAAAGTAAAATACGAACTCTTACAGTCCAAGCATTTTGCTGTATTGCAAACATATGCTATGTAGTACTTCactccgtttttaaaaaaacatgcaagagTACTAAAGTAGAGAGCACACACTGAAAATCCATATGAAGGCTGAATGAAATGAGGGCAGGTCTCacattgatgacatcacaatggggTTCACCCTGGTATTCTAGGCTGTGACGTAACAATGAATCAATCAAACACTGCGTGTCAATCACAGCACAACCAGAACAATATTGGGTTTCATACAATAAACTTAATGATTTGAGTTTTACCCCTTAATCGACTGCATACAAACGTCAAAGAAAAGCCTTCACAATTAAAGAAGGAACAAATAGCTTCATTAACATTCTTGCACACTCTTAAAAATGAGCATTTAGGGTATCATGGTATACACAAGCAAAATTCCAAAATGGCAAAACGGTGAAGCTTTCTGCAGAAATGCCGGGCTGTGTGATTCTTCTCTACAGTAGCAGAGATTGCTCAAACCACAGCTAAGCACAAGAGTATAGTGAATGTCCTATGTCCAGAACGTTTGCCTAGAAGAAACCCTGAATATGTGTGCTGTTGATAGAATCTTTTATGACAGTGGCATTCTGTTTCTTATGTTACCAGGGCAATAGAATTATgatactgtgacatcataacatcaaaatcaaatcaaaaactaTTTAAGTGTGGGATGTCCCATTATCCACCAGTGTTTGTGCTGGAGATCATCTGTATTGAGCTATTCTATTTCTGCTTGTAATTGTGTCATTTCAATCgtgtaattgattttttttttcatcctgatGGAGAACTGTTGGAAATTTTTAAGAAAACGTAGAAGGCCTGAAAGgtgagattaatttttttttactattttgcaATTGGATCATTATTGTCCCAGAAGCAGGCTTCAGAAACAAGATGGTTAAGTCATAACTACCAGTCAGCTATCATTTCACAGGAATCTACTCAGAAGACatgtaaaaacaatcaaataaagGAGGGCCAAAGTAAAGGGAATAACTGAAAGATAGCTAATGTGTGCAATATAGCATATCTACAAGAGTGGTGGCTAATTGTGTGACAAGATTGGATACTCCTGTatgtatgatttattattatagcTATGGTACAAGCTGTGCATTGTCCCTGATGAATAAAtcaatacataataaataaagataacatATTGAACTTGGCCAAACTAACCACCAGAATGAGTCGGGATATATTTTGATGAAAGAAACTTTGTTGGGTACCTCACCATATAAGTTGCAATTCATAAATAGCACTATAGCTTGTTATCTTTTCAACTTCTAGGAAAGTTACTTTGGCCATTCTGGGGCTTGATAATGCGGGGAAAACTTCAACAATCAGAAGCATTCAAGGAGGTAAGGTTTTATTTAAGTATGCCACATTACTTGCTTGTTTATATTAACatgcttaaaatataaaacatctaTTAGTTTAGGGACCCAACCACAAGTTTTAATATAATGCTTATGCTGTGAAACACTGAATACTGCTTTGATTCTCAGCAGACTcaaagtattttgaaatattcaaggCATGTAATATTCTAAACCTCATTTGTACTCTAAACTAGACTGTAATATTGCCACAGTCCTAGTGGATTCAAGTACATAGATGTAGCCTATGCTGTTCTTTATTTAAAGTGTTGTTCAAAATATGTAAGTTTTAGTGAAAATATTATGCTGGATTGGAAATTTAAATgacttaattaaataattttttgtacCAGAGCAGAATTATTGTGATACACAGAAAAACCTTCACAATGAATGGATTTTTCCCCCCGCTTGAAACATTAAGAtaggatttttttgttgttttattttgatcttCCTATAGAAAACCCAGAAGACGTATGGCCTACCGTGGGATTTTGCCCCGTGAGCCTGAAACAGGGGCAGTATGACGTGTCCATCTTTGACCTGGGCGGAGGGGAGCACATGCGTGACATGTGGAAGCACTACTTCGCCGAGTGTCACGGCTTGATGTTTGTGGTGGACTCCAGCGACGGCCAGCGCATGAAGGAAACCGAGGACACGCTGGCCAAGGTTCTGAGCCACCCCCTCATCAAGGGGAAGCCGCTTCTCCTGTGAGTACAATTAGCTGCGCCGAATATGACACCACCTGTCCTAAAGAGGGAAAGGGTGGTACTGTACAGAGAGCGCAAACAAGTTAAATAGTGTGAAATaagtgtaaaatataattattgcaAGCGCCTCTGAGCCAATTAGTGAGTCAACCAGAGAATGAAGAACATGAAGACACAAATTCCAGGGCTGTTCAGTCATAGcccaaaaatcaattaaatcataGTTAATCATGAAAAGATAATCTCAATTTAGGATGAGAATATTGCTATGGATAATTTATTCTAATGGATTATGTTTATGGGCGACATTtggaaaatatacaaaatgtccCTTTTGTGTTAGCCtggcaaacaaacaggacagAGAAGAAGCCCTGCGGGAGGCAGATATTGTAGATCACCTGTCCCTGGAGACACTTGTGAAGCAGAACAAATGCCGCTGTAAAGTAGTGAGTATTGTTAGGAGTCTGATGGAAAGGAGATGACAACCTTGCAGTGCTGTTCTGATGCAGTGTTTGACAGCGCTGTAGTATTGGGCACAATGTGTGCATCATGTGGCTGGAGGAGACAGCATCAAAGCTTCACGAGGCAAAATCAACATTTCAGGTGCCGTATTCTGCTGTGATGACCGTTGGCAAGAAGGCCATTGAGGATGGACTGGAGTGGCTTCTGGAGTCTGTGGGCACAGCCTATGACAACATCAATGGGCGCGTGCAGAAGGACACGGCCAAGCAGAGGGTGCAGGAGGAGAAGTTCAGGAGAGAGCGGGCAGAGAGGGTGCGCAAGGTTCGAGAGGAGAGGTAAGAGCTGTACCCCCTCCGACAAGGCTACGTAGACATATACGTGTGCATAGATGGGCCGATCCATGGACCCACTATGAAATTACTTGTGTTGTGTgattcaaaatgatttaatatttgaaatgacaggGAAAGGAGACAGCAGGAGGAGGCTGAGCAGGAAGAGGCTAAGACTGCAGAGCTGGATCAGGGGGAGAAGGGCACCATGGGAAACCCTGTCCAGCCATTTGGAGACTTCATCCCAGAGGTGAGAACACAGCTGGCTATAATAACTTATACTAAGAGATC is part of the Anguilla anguilla isolate fAngAng1 chromosome 7, fAngAng1.pri, whole genome shotgun sequence genome and encodes:
- the LOC118231450 gene encoding ADP-ribosylation factor-like protein 13B; translation: MENCWKFLRKRRRPERKVTLAILGLDNAGKTSTIRSIQGENPEDVWPTVGFCPVSLKQGQYDVSIFDLGGGEHMRDMWKHYFAECHGLMFVVDSSDGQRMKETEDTLAKVLSHPLIKGKPLLLLANKQDREEALREADIVDHLSLETLVKQNKCRCKVVPYSAVMTVGKKAIEDGLEWLLESVGTAYDNINGRVQKDTAKQRVQEEKFRRERAERVRKVREERERRQQEEAEQEEAKTAELDQGEKGTMGNPVQPFGDFIPEMKTMKKTESKKDSDQADHSPKRKRKLSFWRKNNRVAPLTPDGPAKTRGCLKSWFGWLKHNVVTPQ